The DNA segment TTATTCTCCGATAAACGATGATTTTTCAGTAAGCGTATTGGTTTCGTTGCTGCCGCTCTCGCGATAGGTAAATTCAAACTCAATCGGATGGCTGCCTTTGTCGGCATATTCCGGAATGGTGGATACTTGTACCGGCACGGTAATGGTTTCTTTCGGCGGAACTTTGATGCCGTCTGAAGGCAGGCCGGTTAGGGCGATTTCGTCGAAACCGCTGACTTTGGCCGTGAGCACCTGTTCCTGTTCGCTGTCGTTGATGATGCGCAGATTATAAGCGTTTTCCAGCCAGCCGTTGCTGTTTTCGCGCAGCATCACGCCGCGGTCTTTGATGATGTCTACGCTCATGGTTGCGCGGGTGGCGATGCCGGTAATCATGGCGGTTACGGCCACCAACAATACCGCTCCGTAGCCGATCACACGCGGGCGCAGCAGGCGTTTTTTGATGTCTTTGTCGGCGTATTCGTGCTTGAGTGCGCTTTCGGTGGTGTAGCGGATGAGGCCGCGCGGATAGTTCATTTTATCCATGATTTCGTCGCAGGCATCGATACAGGCTGCGCAGCCGATACATTGGTATTGCAGGCCGTCGCGGATGTCGATGCCGACGGGGCATACCTGCACGCACATGGTGCAGTTGATGCAGTCGCCCAGTTGGGTGTCTTCTTTGCTGGCGGATTTTTTGCGTGCGCCGCGGGGTTCGCCGCGTTCTTCGTCGTAAGAGATAATCAACGTGTCTTTATCGAACATGGCGCTTTGGAAGCGGGCATACGGGCACATGTATTTGCACACTTGCTCGCGCATTTGGTGCGCCATCAGCCACGTCATAAAGCCGTAGAATGCGGCGGCAAACAGCGAACCGCCTCCGGCCTGCAAAGTAAAGATGGCCGGTACGAACTCGCGGATGGGGGTGAACCAGCCGGCAAAGGTGATGCCTGTCCACGCGCATACGGCGAAAATCAGCAGGTATTTGGTCAGCTTGATGCGGATTTTGCGGAAATTCCACGGTTCTTTGTCGAGTTTCAGGCGTTTGTTGCGGTCGCCTTCAACCAAGTGGTCTATCCACAACATGATTTCGGTGTACACCGTTTGCGGGCAGGAATAGCCGCACCACAAGCGGCCGGCGATGGTCGTCCACCAAAACAGGCCGAACGCGGAAATAATCAGCAGCAGCGTCAGATAAATCAAATCGCCCGTACCCAACGAGAGGCCGAAAATATAGAAGTGGCGCTCGGGAATATCAAACAACACGGCTTGGCGGCCGCTCCAGTTGAACCACGGAATCACATAAAACACAAATTGCGTTGCCAATACCGCCAAAATGCGCAGATTGCTGAAACGGCCTTTGGCCAGTTTGGGGTGAATGCGTTTGGCTCCTTGGTAAAGTTGGATAACCTGCTCTTTGGGCTGGTTGGGTGTTTTGCCTTTCTGTTCGCTAGACATCACAGTGTTCCTTAAATTTTTTATGTTTTACGGCGCGTTTTCCAACGGCCTGATTTGCTTATTATAACAGTTTCATGATTTCAGACGGCCTCAAGAAGGTTAAAACGGGAGGCCGTCTGAAACAGCCGAAATCATCAAGGTTTGCGTTTGCGCCTTGCCGTGCCGGAGTTGTGCGCTTGGCAAGTAACGCTTGCCTCTCAAGAAAAAATCCATTAAATTATTTTGTATTAGAACAAAACGGATTTTGTATTGTGGAATTAAAACCTAAAGGAAGCACCGCTGTCAATATCGCCCAATCCATCAGCAGCCTGATACGCGAAGAAGTGTGGCCTGCGGGCTACCGGCTGCCTACGGTGCGCAATTTGGCCGAAGATTTGGGGGTCAATCCCAATACCGTATCGGCTGCTTACAAGCAGTTGCGTGATGCCGGTATGATTGCCACCGACGGTAGGCGAGGCAGTTTCGTGCCGGCAAAAACCGAAATCCTGCACACCGAAAGCGCCGTGCCGAAAGGTTTGGTGGATTTGGCTTCCGGCAATGTCGACCGCAAACTGTTGCCGGAGCTGCCGCCTTCGTTGCTGGACGGCTACCATTTGGCAACCGACGTCGGCGGCAGGGGCGACAATCCCGAGTTGATGGCACATATCGAACATTGGCTGCGCGACAACACCGGCATTGAAAACAGCGAGATAGTGTTGTTTTCCGGCAGCTTGGACATTATGGAACGCGCCCTTAGTCAGCGTTGTATGCCCGGTGCCAAAGTGTTGGTGGAAAGCCCTTGTTGGCTGCCTTTGCTGGCCTTGTTGTCGAACCTGCGCCTCGAAGCCGTGCCCGCCGAATTGGACGAAGAAGGCGCGCTGGTGCCGGAGCATGACGACTTAAGCGGCGTGTCTGCCGTTATCTTAACGGCGCGAGCACACAGCCCGACGGGGGTTTGTTACAGCCGCCGCCGCTGGCAGGAATGGCAGCGGGCGTTGTCGCAACATAATGCGCTGCTGATTGTGGACGACCATTGGGGCGCGCTCAGCCGCCATCCGTTTTACGGCATGCAAGGTTTTGATAACGAATGGATTTACAGTACATCGACCAGCAAGTTTCTCGGTACCGATGCGCGGATTGCCATTGCCGCCGGTAACGGCCATACACTCAAGGCGATGAA comes from the Neisseria dumasiana genome and includes:
- the ccoG gene encoding cytochrome c oxidase accessory protein CcoG — its product is MSSEQKGKTPNQPKEQVIQLYQGAKRIHPKLAKGRFSNLRILAVLATQFVFYVIPWFNWSGRQAVLFDIPERHFYIFGLSLGTGDLIYLTLLLIISAFGLFWWTTIAGRLWCGYSCPQTVYTEIMLWIDHLVEGDRNKRLKLDKEPWNFRKIRIKLTKYLLIFAVCAWTGITFAGWFTPIREFVPAIFTLQAGGGSLFAAAFYGFMTWLMAHQMREQVCKYMCPYARFQSAMFDKDTLIISYDEERGEPRGARKKSASKEDTQLGDCINCTMCVQVCPVGIDIRDGLQYQCIGCAACIDACDEIMDKMNYPRGLIRYTTESALKHEYADKDIKKRLLRPRVIGYGAVLLVAVTAMITGIATRATMSVDIIKDRGVMLRENSNGWLENAYNLRIINDSEQEQVLTAKVSGFDEIALTGLPSDGIKVPPKETITVPVQVSTIPEYADKGSHPIEFEFTYRESGSNETNTLTEKSSFIGE
- a CDS encoding aminotransferase class I/II-fold pyridoxal phosphate-dependent enzyme, with amino-acid sequence MELKPKGSTAVNIAQSISSLIREEVWPAGYRLPTVRNLAEDLGVNPNTVSAAYKQLRDAGMIATDGRRGSFVPAKTEILHTESAVPKGLVDLASGNVDRKLLPELPPSLLDGYHLATDVGGRGDNPELMAHIEHWLRDNTGIENSEIVLFSGSLDIMERALSQRCMPGAKVLVESPCWLPLLALLSNLRLEAVPAELDEEGALVPEHDDLSGVSAVILTARAHSPTGVCYSRRRWQEWQRALSQHNALLIVDDHWGALSRHPFYGMQGFDNEWIYSTSTSKFLGTDARIAIAAGNGHTLKAMKKRFSLGPRWISKLLQHVTLQLWRQLGSDGLKAVAESYHARRCRLIECLNNHGISVPGSSGEGQHIWLPVQNEAQVIQFLAAKGWAVQSGAAFNLSKQPAVRITIGNLSWEDCGTLADDIADTLAAGSRTLY